From Medicago truncatula cultivar Jemalong A17 chromosome 7, MtrunA17r5.0-ANR, whole genome shotgun sequence, a single genomic window includes:
- the LOC25479657 gene encoding succinate dehydrogenase [ubiquinone] iron-sulfur subunit 2, mitochondrial: MASTMLKRAINSISSSPTSRLTLLRAHASEAQAQQVSPKARDTTVLKKFQIYRWNPDTPSKPELKEYEINLKECGPMVLDALIKIKNDIDPSLTFRRSCREGICGSCAMNIDGCNGLACLTKIPDAGTDSTITPLPHMFVIKDLVVDMTNFYNQYKSIEPWLKRKSPAEEDGKEIRQSKKDRAKLDGMYECILCACCSTSCPSYWWNPESYLGPAALLHANRWISDSRDEYTKERLEAINDEFKLYRCHTILNCARACPKGLNPGKQIAHIKSLQPKA; this comes from the exons atggcTTCAACTATGCTCAAGAGAGCAATCAACAGCATCTCATCTTCCCCAACCTCCCGACTAACCCTCCTCCGAGCCCATGCCTCCGAAGCCCAAGCCCAACAAGTCTCCCCCAAAGCCCGCGACACCACCGTcctaaaaaaattccaaatctACCGTTGGAACCCCGACACACCTTCAAAGCCCGAACTCAAAGAATACGAAATCAACCTCAAAGAATGTGGGCCCATGGTTCTCGACGctctaatcaaaataaaaaacgacaTCGATCCAAGCTTAACCTTCCGTCGTTCCTGCCGCGAAGGAATCTGCGGCTCATGCGCAATGAACATCGACGGCTGTAACGGACTGGCTTGTTTAACGAAGATTCCGGATGCGGGGACGGATTCGACGATAACTCCATTGCCGCATATGTTTGTTATAAAGGATCTTGTGGTTGATATGACGAATTTTTATAATCAGTATAAGAGTATTGAGCCGTGGTTGAAGAGGAAGAGTCCGGCGGAGGAAGATGGAAAGGAGATTAGGCAGAGTAAGAAGGATAGGGCTAAGCTTGATGGGATGTATGAGTGTATTTTGTGTGCTTGTTGTAGTACTTCTTGTCCTAGTTATTGGTGGAATCCTGAGTCTTATCTTGGTCCTGCTGCTTTGCTTCATGCTAATAG GTGGATAAGTGACAGTCGTGACGAGTACACCAAGGAGAGATTGGAAGCTATTAATGATGAATTCAAGCTCTATCGTTGCCACACTATATTGAACTGTGCCCGTGCCTGTCCAAAGGGGTTAAATCCTGGAAAGCAAATTGCACATATCAAGTCACTTCAGCCAAAAGCTTGA